In the genome of Pseudomonas protegens, one region contains:
- a CDS encoding BON domain-containing protein, with translation MKTDKQLKDDILAELRFEPSVNAQQIGVEVKDGIVTLAGHVDSFMEKWAAEEATQKVAGVRALAVEMDVKLPGLSQRTDGDIARAIENALEWTTYLPKDSLKILVEDGWVTLDGNLEWQYQSQSAINAVRGLLGVKGISNNIKIKSKVTAKGVKADITEALKRRAIVDSQKITIDVQGGDVTLSGTVDTWAERELARHSAWNTAGVKHVQNNIIVSI, from the coding sequence ATGAAAACGGACAAGCAACTCAAAGATGACATCCTCGCAGAGCTGCGCTTTGAACCTTCGGTCAATGCGCAGCAGATCGGAGTCGAGGTCAAGGACGGCATCGTGACCCTAGCCGGGCATGTCGACAGCTTTATGGAGAAATGGGCCGCTGAGGAGGCAACGCAGAAAGTGGCGGGGGTTCGCGCTCTGGCCGTCGAAATGGATGTCAAGCTGCCGGGCCTGAGTCAGCGCACCGACGGCGATATCGCCCGCGCTATCGAAAACGCCCTGGAGTGGACCACCTACCTGCCCAAGGACTCGCTGAAAATTCTGGTGGAAGACGGGTGGGTCACGCTCGACGGCAACCTCGAGTGGCAATACCAGAGCCAATCCGCGATCAATGCGGTGCGCGGCCTGCTGGGTGTCAAGGGGATCAGCAACAACATAAAGATCAAGTCCAAAGTCACCGCCAAAGGGGTCAAGGCCGACATCACCGAAGCCCTCAAGCGCCGGGCCATTGTGGATTCGCAAAAGATCACCATCGATGTTCAGGGCGGCGACGTGACCCTGTCCGGGACGGTGGACACCTGGGCCGAGCGTGAGCTGGCCAGGCACTCGGCCTGGAACACCGCCGGGGTCAAGCACGTGCAGAACAACATCATCGTTTCCATCTGA
- a CDS encoding NAD-dependent succinate-semialdehyde dehydrogenase → MTYTSVNPYDGQLLESFQQISDRQLEDKLAAAARCFNTWKHTSYAKRAVIIGRAAELMRARTQDLARLATLEMGKRISEARGEVTFSADILDYYAKNAEHFLARKKLHPQQGEAHLESSPLGVIFGVEPWNFPYYQLARVAGPQLMAGNVLVIKHAGCVPQCAMAFEALLSEAGAPEGLYTNLLISHEQSDRVVDDVRVKGVALTGSVPAGRSLAARAGARLKPSSMELGGSDAFIVLEDADLDLALGWAVWGRLYNCGQTCCAAKRFIVVEQVADAFIERFSAALAALKPGNPMDEKTTLGPLSTESALQQLLEQVDTAVLSGAKVLLGGERIRCPGSYMSPTILTDIAPDNPAYREEFFGPVALFFRVKDVEEAIALANDSDFGLGGSVFTQDVGRGLRVASRVETGMMFINNINWSDAELPFGGIKNSGYGRELGDMGIQAFVNKKLVRYLAIDAPT, encoded by the coding sequence ATGACGTACACCAGCGTCAACCCCTACGACGGCCAGTTGCTGGAGAGTTTCCAGCAGATCAGCGATCGGCAGCTGGAAGACAAGCTTGCCGCCGCGGCGCGCTGCTTCAATACCTGGAAACACACTTCCTACGCTAAACGGGCGGTGATCATCGGCAGGGCCGCCGAACTGATGCGTGCCAGGACGCAGGACCTGGCCCGTCTGGCCACCCTGGAGATGGGCAAGCGCATCAGCGAGGCGCGGGGTGAAGTGACCTTCAGCGCCGATATCCTGGACTACTACGCCAAGAACGCCGAACACTTTCTGGCCCGGAAGAAATTGCATCCCCAGCAGGGCGAAGCGCACCTGGAAAGCAGCCCGCTCGGGGTGATTTTCGGCGTCGAACCGTGGAATTTTCCCTATTACCAATTGGCGCGAGTCGCGGGACCGCAACTGATGGCCGGCAATGTGCTGGTGATCAAGCATGCCGGTTGTGTTCCACAGTGTGCGATGGCCTTCGAGGCGTTGTTGAGCGAGGCCGGCGCCCCCGAGGGCCTGTATACCAATCTGTTGATTTCCCATGAGCAGTCGGACCGGGTGGTGGACGATGTGCGGGTCAAGGGCGTTGCCCTCACCGGCAGCGTGCCCGCCGGGCGCAGCCTGGCGGCAAGGGCCGGGGCCAGGCTCAAGCCCTCGTCCATGGAACTGGGCGGCAGCGACGCGTTTATCGTCCTGGAGGACGCCGATCTGGATCTGGCGTTGGGCTGGGCGGTCTGGGGCCGCCTGTACAACTGCGGGCAAACCTGTTGCGCCGCCAAGCGCTTCATCGTGGTCGAACAGGTGGCCGATGCCTTCATCGAGCGATTCAGCGCAGCGCTGGCGGCGCTCAAGCCCGGCAACCCCATGGACGAAAAGACCACCCTGGGCCCGCTGTCGACCGAGTCGGCGCTGCAACAGCTGCTGGAGCAGGTCGACACCGCGGTATTGAGCGGCGCGAAGGTGCTGCTCGGTGGCGAGCGCATTCGCTGTCCGGGCTCCTACATGAGCCCCACCATCCTCACCGATATCGCACCGGACAATCCGGCGTACCGGGAGGAGTTCTTCGGCCCTGTTGCCCTGTTTTTCCGGGTCAAGGATGTCGAGGAAGCGATCGCCCTGGCCAATGACTCGGACTTCGGCCTGGGCGGCTCGGTGTTTACCCAGGATGTAGGCCGGGGGCTGCGAGTCGCCAGCCGCGTCGAGACCGGCATGATGTTCATCAACAACATCAATTGGTCGGATGCCGAGCTACCCTTTGGCGGGATCAAGAACTCCGGCTACGGGCGTGAATTGGGAGACATGGGCATCCAGGCTTTCGTCAACAAGAAACTGGTGCGCTATCTCGCGATCGACGCGCCAACGTGA
- a CDS encoding DUF1269 domain-containing protein has product MTLNRSDFYVFKTHAEAESAIRALSQVDFDVKKLSLVGKGYHTEEHPIGFYRLGDKVKSWGAIGALWGTVWGLLITPAFFFLPGLGLVALAGPVVAMLVSALEGAVLVGGVSALGAALLNMGVNKDQVIKYETALKADEYLLMVHGSSEDIDTVRSVLKDASHSA; this is encoded by the coding sequence ATGACCCTCAATCGATCCGACTTCTACGTCTTCAAGACCCATGCCGAGGCCGAAAGCGCCATACGGGCCCTCAGCCAGGTGGACTTTGATGTCAAGAAACTCTCACTGGTGGGCAAGGGCTATCACACCGAGGAACACCCCATCGGTTTCTACCGACTGGGCGACAAGGTCAAGTCCTGGGGGGCAATAGGCGCGCTCTGGGGCACGGTCTGGGGGCTGCTGATCACCCCGGCGTTTTTCTTTCTGCCGGGGCTCGGGCTGGTGGCCCTGGCCGGGCCGGTGGTGGCCATGCTGGTCAGCGCGCTGGAAGGGGCGGTGCTTGTCGGCGGCGTATCCGCTCTGGGTGCGGCACTGCTCAACATGGGCGTGAACAAGGATCAGGTCATCAAATATGAAACGGCCCTCAAGGCCGACGAGTACTTGCTGATGGTGCATGGCAGCAGCGAAGACATCGATACGGTGCGCTCGGTACTCAAGGACGCTAGCCACAGCGCGTAA